The Lewinellaceae bacterium nucleotide sequence GAGTCCCCACATTTGATTCATTTACAGCAATTTCTTGATTAATTTCTGTACTATCCCAAGTAACTCCTCCATCAATACTATAACCGACAAAAAATGTACTTTGATACTGTCGTACCGATTGATAAAACCTTAGACTTACACCGGCAGCAGTTGAATTACTCAAATCAATAGGAGGAGAAATCAATTCGCCAATCTGGATAGCAGAACAAGGCCCTCCACCAGTTCCACAATCAGCACCAGGAAGGTTGTCATAAGCATCTGAAGCAAATACAGCCGCACCATTACAACTACTAGGAGAAATAATATTATTGTCTCCACAACTACTTCCGGTAGTATTTCCAAAAGCAGACCATCTCCATAATTGGAAGGTGTCAGTTGGGGTTCCTCCACAGGAAATATTATTCACTGTCCAATCACCAAAACCACCATCAAATTGGTCCTCCCAAATTACTGTTTCGCCAGACATGTCGATGAAGTCATTCCGGACAATAGTAACCGTTGCGCCTTCTAATTCTGGGCGGATGATATTGCAATCCTGTAAGGACATCATCAGAGTAGGAATGGTAACCAAATCACCAAAATCGCCACCGCCCATAGAAAAAATGGCATCCGCCACATTGTTGCAAACCACAACAGCTACGGCTCCCTGCTCTTGAGCATGATAAGCTTTTAAAGAAAAATTACAATCACCCCGGTCGAGAAAGGCAATTTTACCGGTCAAATCATTGGTGACAGTATCGCAGGCCAGGGTACCACCGGTACCATCAACAACAAAATTGGCCTCAGCTGTAATATTATTAATACTACATGAAGCAGCACCAAATCCTCCGGCGAGCATTTCATATTCTCCTGCAATCCCGGTAGGTTCAGTGATAATTAGTCGGTGGGACTGTGCATTGACAATCTGGACAGCCATCAGCAACATGATTGTAAGTATCAATCCACCTTGGAATTTTTTGTTATAATTTTGTAGCGTAAAAAAATACATAATCTTTATTTTTTGGTTAAACAAACATAAACCCACTCTCCTGTGGTTATTTTTAATAAATTATAGGAATCGATATTATTAATATATGCCAAACTGAGGAATGACTTGAGTGTTTTGGTGGGTGATCTCTTAATATTAAAAAACGAAACATAGATAGACTTGCCATTGATGTAGTTCAAAATTTCGAGAGCACTTTTTGCCATTTTTCAGTCGGGCAGTCTACACAATATCTATCCTTAAATTTGACGACTAAATATATAGTTTTTTTTGTACAGTTTAGCCATAGTTTATTTAAATTCTTGTTTGATTTAATATTAAAACCCGGAACTGTTTTTAAACGATCAATGGACTCAACCTTCACCATCAAAATTGTTCCTTATTTTTACTATTATTGTCTGGTTAATTTTTTAGTAACCTCCAGCCCGTTTCGCTCAATGGAAAAGAGGTAGACACCTGCCGGAAGATTTTTGAGGGAAATGTTTTTTTCAAAAATAAGATTTATGCTTTCGCGACTTTCAAATAGTTTTTTACCATTTAAATCCCGGACTGTCAATTGATAGTCACCCGGTCTTTTGGCATCAACCTCCACATGAATGTTGTCCTTAAAAGGATTGGGACTCACTGTTAAGTTATTGATTTGCAGTTCATCCAGTGTATTCACCACGATCTGAACCGCTTCTGAAACAGCGATGCAACCTGCTGCCGAGGTGACTTCAACGCTATAATTTCCGCTGATTTCAGCCTCATAAGCTGGTTGATTGGCCCCTGAAATGGCGTTGCCGTTCCACAACCATTGATATTCAGCATAAATATCCGGAACACTCAGACTATTGTCGACCACTCCGACAACTGGCGCAACGGGTGAGCCATTGGTAACCTCAAAAGTCTCGGAACGTTCGCAGCCGCTATTGTCCAGAACAGTCACGTTATACGTTCCACTGGATAAGCTTGAATTATTCACTAAGGTAGATCCATTCGACCAGGTAATATTGTAAGGGGAAGTCCCGTTTTCCACCGATAAACTAATGCTGCCATCGCTATCTCCTGCACAGGTTTCGTTGGTTACCTGTCCCGCCACGGCAAAAGTGGAACAAACATCTACAATGCTATAAATTTTTCCACTCGTGCGACCGGCAAGGTACAGTTCGCCTGCAACATCCTCTCCGAAACTGCTGAACTCATTGTTGGTGGAATTCAATAACTCAACGTCGTTCCATCCACCGGCACCATCCGGAGTGATAGACCAAATTCTTCCAGAACAAAAATCGGTAAAAAGATAATGGCCATACAACTCGGGAAAAGCTTCTCCCCTGTAAACGAAACCGCCCGTGACTGAGCAGCCGGTGGTAAAATCATTGCTGTACACATGAATAGGCATAGTGATTTGGCTGACATCCGGACATTGATCAGGATTGTTGTTATAAGGAACCAAGCCTTCGTAACAACGCCACCCGTAATTTTGTCCCCCCGGACTACCGGCCGGCTGAAAATCGATTTCTTCCCAATTATTTTGCCCTACATCGGCGATCCACATATCCCCCGTAACTCTGTCAAAGGTGAAACGCCAGGGGTTTCTAACGCCCAAGGCCCATATTTCGTCCAGGGTAGAATCCTCAAAAGCAAAGGGATTGGTGTCCGGGATGCTGTAAGGATTGCCGCTGTTTATATCTATTCGCAAAATTTTCCCTAAAAAGGTCAGCCTGTTTTGTCCATTGCCATTCGGGTCTCCACCCGAACCTCCATCCCCTAGGCCGATATACAAGTAACCGTCGGGGCCGAATTTTAACGACCCTCCGTTGTGATTGGAAAAAGGCTGGGTGGCTTCCAGGAGGATGAATTCACTGTTGGGATCGGCAATATTAGGATTGGATCCATCTACCGAAAACCTTGAGACGCGTGTATTGCCATTGTTTTGGGTGTAATACACATAAAAATATCCGTTCGCTGCATAATTGGGATGAAAAGCCAAACCGAGTAATCCCTGCTCATTACCATTAGATCCCACCGCCGGATCTATATCGAGAAAAGGAGTGGCCAGCACCTGCTGATCTCCGTCAATGATTTTGATCACGCCATCCTGCTCTACAATAAATAGCCGTTCATCTCCCGCATTGACAATATCTACCGGAGAATCAAACCCGGTGGCAATGGTTTCAATGGAGATTTCAGGTTGGCCCCAAAGCGGACTAAAATGACTTCCCCCTAACCAAAACAGGAACACATAAAAATAAATAAGTGGCTGATTTGAATAAAAGAAACATCCGGAAAGCAGCTTTTCGCTTCCCTTATTTTGAAGTAGACAGAGGTTCATCTCAAAGTTTTTATTAAAAAAATAAAGTTAATTTAATTTTCAAGAAAGCCTCAACCTGCAACCCTGTTTTTGCAATTTAGGAGACAGAATGATGCTGTGATGATACGATGATACGATGATACGATGCTATGATGATACGATGATACGATGATACGATGCTATGATGATACGATGCTATGGTGCAAGACTGTTCAAAACATTTTAGCATCGCAGCATCAAAAAATCGCAGCATTGCAGCATTTTGGCATCACTCATTCAACGCCCAGTCATATTCCAGGTAGGTTACCTTTGCATTGGCATTGATTTTCAATTTGGAATATTTATTCAGATAACTGACTATATCTCCAAAATCGCCGGCGTACCATTCAAATATTTTTGAGAGCTGAATCTTTTTTTCGGCGATGACATTGAATTGTGGATTGTTGACGAACTTAACGGCCTGGGCTTCAAAATTTTGTTCCAGGTTATCCGCTGTCCAGGCGCGATTGAGCAAAGGAGGACAGGATTTTGCGGCACAGTTTACTGCAAAATGGATGCGCGAATCTCCAAATTGGGGTCTCAGGATCTCGTTTTCAATTTGATTCAACGAGTAGGTTTTGTCTCCGAGTTTTATCCATTTTTTATCCCAGGGTTTGCCTCCTTCTATTTTTGTAATACTCGAAACCGGGTAATGGTCGACGATTAACTTGATGGTAAAAGCATTGTAAGCATTGATCCAGTAGGCCATTTTTTCATTGCGGGTCCAGGAACTTTGCACAGGGTTGGCAGCCAGGAGATCCAGGTAGGATTGCAGTTTGGCATTATCGGCTTTTAATCCTGAATAATTGACTTTGCCGGTTGCCGTCACATATTTCTGGAGCAATTCATTCCACGCGTCGTGAGATAGTTTTTTTACTTCTGCGACCGGGAGCTTTTCTATTTCTGAGGGTGTTGTTCCTGTTGTCAATTCGGGATCTTCAGCCGGTTTGGGTTGATCCGGGACTTCGATAATCGTGGCTTCAGGCTCCTTATTCGTTTTATCCTTTTGGGGCAACTCCTTTGCTTCTTTTTTTTCGGGGGAGACTTGGGGAGATGGTATTTTTATGACAACCTGATCAGGACTGTTTTTTTGCTGGATTTCAGGCTCCTGTTTATCCACGGGAATCACTGCAATGGATGCCGTATCATTGTGCTGCGACACTTCCCCATTATCAGCATCGGATGTTACCGGGGAGGGATTTGCCTGACTGCAAGACATAAAAAGGAGCATAAAAAAGAAAAGTGACAATTGTTTTGGAAACATTTTTAGCGTTTTAATAATGGTGATAAAAAGTGAATGGGCAAAAACAATCCCGATTTTTGTCCGTAACTTCCGGATTCTACTTCTTAACAAATGAGGATACCTGAAAATTGTTCACAAAAATAATTAAAGTTGTTTGGCTGCGGACAATTAACTTTAAGGATCAGAGGTTAAATGTTGCTTTTGACAAAAAATACGTTAGGAAAATAAATTATGTTATCTTTTAAATTATGAAACAATAATTTTTATTTTAAATTTACCAAACAAGCAAGTGATCCAATAGCATTACCAAGTGGTCATTTCGAAAAATTGATACTCAACTTTTAAAAAATTATCATTATTCAAAAATGAACTCCCCTGTAATATTTCTGGCTTTTTCCAATGACAACGACGACCATCTTGCTTTGCTGGATGATGAGCGCCGGGCCATAAGCGATCACCTGATCCCTTTGGAAAGCCAGCAGTATGTACAGTTGCATACCGAGCCCTCCGCACGGATCAAGGATCTGAGTAAATATATTACGATTTTTAAAGACAGGATAGTCATTTTTCACTATGCCGGTCATGCCGGAATCAAGAGTGTTTTTTTAGAAGAGGGAGCAGCTGATTCCGACGGGCTGGCAAACCTGCTGGCGCTACAGCCGGGGTTGAAATTGGTTTTCCTGAACGGATGTTCTACCAAAGCGCAAGTCGAAAAACTGATCAGTCTGGGGATTCCGGCCGTAATTGCAACCAGCGTTCCCGTGGCCGATCCTGCTGCCAAAGACTTTGCAGATACCTTTTATAAGGCACTGGCCACAGATCATACGATTGAAGAAGCCTTCAAATTATCTGCGTCTTCCTACCAGATGCAATCGGGCACTGAACCAAAAATCCATCGCGGCCTGGATATCGATTTTGAGGACAGTGCTGATATCCTGCCCTGGGGGCTTTATGTAAAAAAAGACAAAGAGGACATCCTGCAATGGAAACTTCCCCGGGAGAGTGCTGCCTCTTTTATCATTCGGGATGC carries:
- a CDS encoding PQQ-dependent sugar dehydrogenase; translation: MNLCLLQNKGSEKLLSGCFFYSNQPLIYFYVFLFWLGGSHFSPLWGQPEISIETIATGFDSPVDIVNAGDERLFIVEQDGVIKIIDGDQQVLATPFLDIDPAVGSNGNEQGLLGLAFHPNYAANGYFYVYYTQNNGNTRVSRFSVDGSNPNIADPNSEFILLEATQPFSNHNGGSLKFGPDGYLYIGLGDGGSGGDPNGNGQNRLTFLGKILRIDINSGNPYSIPDTNPFAFEDSTLDEIWALGVRNPWRFTFDRVTGDMWIADVGQNNWEEIDFQPAGSPGGQNYGWRCYEGLVPYNNNPDQCPDVSQITMPIHVYSNDFTTGCSVTGGFVYRGEAFPELYGHYLFTDFCSGRIWSITPDGAGGWNDVELLNSTNNEFSSFGEDVAGELYLAGRTSGKIYSIVDVCSTFAVAGQVTNETCAGDSDGSISLSVENGTSPYNITWSNGSTLVNNSSLSSGTYNVTVLDNSGCERSETFEVTNGSPVAPVVGVVDNSLSVPDIYAEYQWLWNGNAISGANQPAYEAEISGNYSVEVTSAAGCIAVSEAVQIVVNTLDELQINNLTVSPNPFKDNIHVEVDAKRPGDYQLTVRDLNGKKLFESRESINLIFEKNISLKNLPAGVYLFSIERNGLEVTKKLTRQ
- a CDS encoding DUF547 domain-containing protein; this translates as MSCSQANPSPVTSDADNGEVSQHNDTASIAVIPVDKQEPEIQQKNSPDQVVIKIPSPQVSPEKKEAKELPQKDKTNKEPEATIIEVPDQPKPAEDPELTTGTTPSEIEKLPVAEVKKLSHDAWNELLQKYVTATGKVNYSGLKADNAKLQSYLDLLAANPVQSSWTRNEKMAYWINAYNAFTIKLIVDHYPVSSITKIEGGKPWDKKWIKLGDKTYSLNQIENEILRPQFGDSRIHFAVNCAAKSCPPLLNRAWTADNLEQNFEAQAVKFVNNPQFNVIAEKKIQLSKIFEWYAGDFGDIVSYLNKYSKLKINANAKVTYLEYDWALNE